The Euwallacea fornicatus isolate EFF26 chromosome 38, ASM4011564v1, whole genome shotgun sequence genome includes a region encoding these proteins:
- the Cth gene encoding cystathionine gamma-lyase isoform X2 has protein sequence MAQDNGFLPYPKGFATAAIHHAQEPENWESLALVTPIVTSTTYKQFGPADYKKYDYSRSGNPTREVLEKVLAKLDNAKYGLAFASGLGATTALLGILNAGDHIISGSDVYGGTNRLFNKVAIKFGIKVTLQDFSDLSNFEKSITDNTKLIWIETPTNPTMQVVDIKAISDIAKKHDIILVVDNTFLTPYLLRPLSFGADIVSYSLTKYMNGHSDVVMGALVTSNAELFEKLKFLQNSMGIVPSPFDCYQVNRGLKTLALRMEKHKANALAVAKYLESHPKVDKVLHPGLPSHPQFQLFKRQTSGHSGTFSFYLKGNLETSKKFLTSVKVFALAESLGGYESLIELPSVMTHASVPPNQRAVLGITDTFIRLSVGLEDVEDLIADLEHAFKSI, from the exons ATGGCCCAAGACAACGGATTTTTACCATATCCCAAGGGATTCGCCACTGCCGCCATCCACCATGCACAGGAGCCTGAAAATTGGGAATCCTTGGCCTTAGTGACTCCTATCGTTACCTCCACCACTTACAAGCAATTCGGTCCCGCAGATTACAAA AAATACGACTATAGTAGGTCGGGAAATCCCACCCGTGAGGTTCTGGAGAAGGTATTGGCAAAATTGGATAATGCTAAATATGGACTGGCTTTTGCGTCCGGGTTGGGGGCAACTACGGCCCTCCTTGGAATTTTGAACGCCGGTGATCACATTATCAG tggAAGTGATGTGTATGGCGGAACCAATCGTCTCTTCAATAAGGTGGCCATAAAATTCGGAATTAAAGTCACTTTACAGGACTTTTCAGACCTGTCtaactttgaaaaaagtaTTACAGACAACACCAAG CTAATTTGGATTGAAACTCCAACCAATCCCACGATGCAAGTAGTAGATATCAAGGCAATATCGGACATTGCAAAGAAGCACGATATAATTCTTGTAGTGGATAACACGTTTCTTACACCCTACTTGCTACGCCCGCTTTCTTTTGGGGCGGACATTGTCAGTTACTCCTTAACAAAGTATATGAACGGCCACAGCGACGTTGTTATGGGTGCTTTAGTCACCTCTAACGCCGAATTGTTCGAGAAgctcaaatttttacaaaact CCATGGGCATAGTCCCCAGTCCGTTCGATTGCTACCAAGTCAATCGGGGCCTTAAAACTTTGGCCTTAAGGATGGAAAAGCACAAGGCGAACGCGTTGGCAGTGGCCAAATATCTAGAGAGTCATCCCAAAGTGGATAAGGTGCTTCATCCAGGTCTTCCATCTCATCCTCAATTCCAGTTATTCAAACGGCAAACCAGCGGTCATAGTGGCACGTTTTCGTTCTATTTGAAGGGTAACTTGGAGACATCCAAAAAGTTCCTTACTTCGGTGAAAGTATTTGCCTTAGCCGAGAGTTTAGGCGGTTATGAAAGTCTGATAGAATTGCC GTCCGTTATGACTCACGCCTCAGTACCCCCAAACCAGAGAGCAGTTCTAGGGATCACCGACACTTTCATTCGGTTGTCCGTCGGCCTTGAAGATGTCGAGGATCTCATTGCCGATTTAGAGCACGCATTTAAGTCCATTTAA
- the Spx gene encoding splicing factor 3B subunit 4, translated as MANGPIAERNRDATIYVGGLDDKVSESLLWELFVQAGPLVNVHMPKDRVTMMHQGYGFVEFMGEEDADYAIKIMNMIKLYGKPIRVNKASAHQKNLDVGANIFIGNLDPEVDEKLLYDTFSAFGVILQTPKIMRDPETGNSKGFAFINFASFEASDASIEAMNGQYLCNRSISVSYAFKKDSKGERHGSAAERLLAAQNPLSQADRPHQLFADAPPMSMMQGMTMAPPPPPVILGSMLPPPPPTPSSIAPPPPPPVPPPSSFPAGIPPPPLPPSQPPLPPGAPPLPPVGGSAVGGPPRPPLPNSGSMSRMIPPPPWQRGPGVPPPPPGPPGSGPPGSNFPGMFPPPPPPGGRPPPPNWRPPPPNFAGGRPPFPPRGPPPPPPNIQN; from the exons atggCTAATGGGCCGATTGCAGAAAGGAACAGAG ATGCCACTATTTATGTTGGAGGTCTTGACGATAAAGTTTCGGAATCTTTGCTATGGGAATTGTTTGTGCAAGCAGGTCCTTTGG TGAATGTCCATATGCCAAAAGATAGAGTAACAATGATGCACCAAGGGTACGGATTTGTGGAATTTATGGGAGAGGAAGATGCCGATTATGCGataaaaattatgaacatGATTAAACTTTATGGCAAGCCTATAAGGGTAAATAAGGCCTCTGCCCATCAAAAGAATTTAGATGTGGGTGCCAACATCTTTATAGGCAACTTAGATCCTGAAGTCGATGAAAAACTGCTTTACGATACATTTTCTGCATTTGGAGTAATATTGCAAACTCCAAAG atAATGAGAGATCCAGAAACTGGGAATTCTAAAGGTTTTGCCTTCATCAATTTTGCGAGTTTTGAGGCATCGGATGCCTCAATAGAAGCCATGAATGGCCAGTATCTGTGCAACAGATCAATTTCAGTTTCTTATGCTTTTAAAAAGGATTCAAAAGGAGAGAGACATGGATCAGCTGCTGAAAGGCTGTTAGCAGCGCAAAATCCCTTGTCTCAGGCAGACAGACCTCACCAATTGTTTGCAGATGCTCCTCCTATGA GTATGATGCAAGGAATGACAATGGCCCCACCGCCACCGCCCGTGATTCTCGGAAGTATGTTACCTCCTCCACCTCCTACACCTTCAAGCATTGCTCCACCCCCACCACCACCTGTGCCTCCACCATCTTCGTTCCCTGCAGGCattcctcctcctcctttaCCACCATCCCAACCTCCATTACCACCGGGAGCTCCGCCATTACCACCAGTTGGTGGAAGTGCAGTAGGTGGTCCTCCCAGACCTCCATTACCAAATTCAGGTTCAATGTCGAGGATGATACCGCCTCCTCCATGGCAAAGAGGACCTGGTGTTCCACCTCCTCCTCCAGGGCCTCCAGGATCag GTCCACCAGGGAGTAACTTCCCAGGAATGTTTCCGCCGCCGCCTCCTCCAGGGGGAAGGCCGCCACCGCCAAATTGGAGACCCCCACCACCTAATTTCGCTGGTGGAAGACCCCCTTTTCCACCACGCGGTCCTCCGCCACCGCCACCGAATATTCAGAACTGA
- the sud1 gene encoding prolyl 3-hydroxylase sudestada1: protein MMDHEEDGNEQKGSESEECFEDEEAITYLEESSESETEPEGNLWDVDCKILSLPSVTNGLIGCHLMPTCENDQDLHPKKKLKLQPSLREDLLSKPSINALQNNWKSNNSFVGQSLEIISSPFKVCIVKDLLDNTSFLNELREKFYNEVSFRMRSLDLYEFFQSTDLKHLVDLAEPIRAIYEFLKNDLMTWVSTITGYELTHISASCSLYTDSDYLLVHDDLREDRMVAFILYLTDEYGWKESDGGSLQLFSKDENGQPCDVVRSIIPVNNQLIFFPVTNESYHQVAEVTSLNKYRLSINGWFHTKAPPVFEVPRHVPLNDSLYSNKYKQSKKVNVDLEVWVRDEYLDNKAIKLIQNHIEENSEISLKSFFIDEPFKEVSCTLQEDNNLIWRKVAPINRYNYEVMDLTKLPFVIERFLDLFQSNQMFQLLRKYTELDLHKKKACMKFELQRWTPGSYALLTDYDWKERNELDLIIHLGCKKNSDVIGARTQYVTIEDQIQNALITIEPEENNLNIVYRDSARFTKYFSKQSKCKCFYTLICSYSEN from the exons ATGATGGATCACGAAG AAGATGGGAATGAGCAGAAAGGGAGTGAAAGTGAAGAATGCTTTGAAGATGAAGAAGCCATTACATATCTTGAAGAATCATCGGAAAGTGAAACTGAGCCAGAGGGCAACCTTTGGGATGTagattgcaaaattttaagtttgccTTCTGTCACCAATGGATTAATTGGAT GTCATCTAATGCCAACATGTGAAAATGACCAAGACTTGCacccaaagaaaaaattgaagctaCAACCGAGCCTAAGGGAGGATCTGCTGTCAAAACCTTCCATAAATGCTTTGCAAAATAATTGGAAGAGCAACAACTCATTTGTCGGCCAAAGCTTAGAAATAATTAGCAGCCCTTTTAAAGTTTGCATCGTCAAAGACTTGCTGGACAACACATCATTTCTCAATGAGCTAAGAGAAAAATTCTATAATGAGGTGTCTTTTCGAATGAGGAGTCTGGatctttatgagttttttcaATCTACAGACTTaaagcatcttgttgatttagCAGAACCCATAAGAGctatatatgaatttttaaaaaatgatttaatgaCCTGG GTGTCTACTATAACTGGTTATGAGTTAACCCATATATCAGCTAGTTGTAGCTTGTACACTGACAGTGACTATCTTTTAGTACATGATGATCTAAGGGAAGATCGAATGGTagcttttattttgtatttgacTGATGAATATGGTTGGAAGGAAAGCGATGGAGGCAGCTTGCAGCTTTTTTCCAAAGACGAAAATGGTCAACCGTGTGATGTTGTCAGGAGCATTATCCCAGTGAATAATCAGTTGATTTTCTTCCCAGTAACCAATGAGAGTTACCATCAG GTTGCAGAAGTTACCAGTTTAAACAAATACAGATTATCAATAAATGGTTGGTTTCACACTAAAGCTCCTCCAGTATTTGAAGTTCCACGTCACGTTCCTTTGAATGATAGTTTGTATAGTAATAAGTACAAACAAtccaaaaaagtaaatgttgACCTGGAAGTTTGGGTTAGAGATGAATACTTAGACAATAAAGCTATTAAGCTAATTCAGAATCACATTGAAGAGAATTCAGAGATATCTCTGAAGAGCTTTTTTATCGATGAACCATTTAAAGAGGTTTCATGTACATTGCAAGAAGACAATAACTTAATATGGAGAAAAGTCGCCCCTATCAATAGATACAATTACGAAGTGATGGATTTGACAAAATTGCCATTTGTAATTGAGAGATTCTTGGATTTATTCCAGTCAAATCAAATGTTCCAGTTGTTGCGAAAATACACGGAACTCGATTTGCACAAGAAAAAAGCTTGTATGAAGTTTGAACTTCAAAGGTGGACACCTGGAAGCTATGCG TTATTGACAGATTACGACTGGAAAGAAAGGAACGAGTTGGACTTGATAATACATTTAGgctgtaaaaaaaactcagaTGTTATAGGGGCTAGAACACAGTATGTGACCATTGAAGATCAAATTCAGAATGCGTTGATTACAATTGAACCAGAGGAGAATAACTTAAACATAGTTTATAGGGATTCGGCTAGATTTACCAAATATTTCAGTAAACAGAGtaaatgtaaatgtttttatacaTTGATATGTTCTTATTCTGAAAACTAA
- the LOC136349546 gene encoding histone H2A deubiquitinase MYSM1-like — protein MADDDEIDVLGDFTGDFNLPLEGDSSLLEKTILVSQNSDLLNFDYTIHPQWLLDKPSANPENWYNDNSAATTSDCNEADGMSQISLENCITDESGWTDKEKNLLERGLEIFGKSSVRLSQFISSKSPAEVRYYLKNFFTGSLNHYCIPDTSNDLLSSDVLNSDQIPASIEEVIAAVNTGFPTVKSPAKKTYRRSSSSGSSTSSNNLSQSALESSGNANRKHQRKIAQKGKASKRKILVKFKGEGCASKRVLKQEVRMKLKKPHRSNLSRKAEENKVIEKTVDSTQVVDQKQLTSKSLSVFMSKGEEIVTIKREEDSSDASIDIEDIDEPRIITEKCSHDIIEKDSNVEPLESKLEIEKPLEGTSRNDIPVSHEIEQQLNSLEEPKMEVVLDRIVVTELEKYINSDFFEGRAAKTPERYLKIRNHIINSWNSSKPNYVYKTYMRVGLKNCGDVTCISRIHYFLEQIGAINFGCEQTKYERPLSKILQYTDIVRSKGRPTKCVLSRELTELGPRQRFKKKFSNDGEGGLTMAHGDQGEIVGTTIIKEPAAKPRPYLKKPTIRLIYCRPFPPERPQGYSVKITLSSLILMDFHSHSYQTEVMGLVGGIWDYQEGALKVCCYEPCKNIASSSTHCDMCPISQAKAVESIHNKNFEILGWFHSHPTFAPEPSQQDLDTQQCLQQWIGHGKPCLGVILSPFNLNGALISSPFRCWLVDKKPNFEDQLIPYRLKVDVVADDFHMQQFQKSMRSIVSFKNEAGAEEKRIPFKRPYFQDATISHLDKFIFSVNMCLAKIGSLPKSKCDEILQVVKSLIIEEEL, from the exons ATGGCCGACGATGACGAAATAGACGTTTTGGGAGATTTTACAGGGGACTTCAATCTCCCCTTGGAAGGCGATTCTAGTTT GTTAGAAAAGACCATTCTGGTATCCCAGAATTCAGATCTCTTAAACTTTGACTACACAATCCATCCACAGTGGTTGTTAGACAAGCCAAGTGCCAACCCAGAAAATTGGTACAATGATAACTCAGCTGCCACTACTTCAGATTGTAATGAAGCTGATGGTATGAGCCAAATATCTTTGGAAAACTGCATAACAGATGAAAGTGGCTGGACTGACAAGGAGAAAAATTTGCTTGAAAGGGGATTGGAAATATTTGGTAAAAGCAGTGTTAGACTGTCACAGTTCATCAGCTCGAAATCTCCCGCAGAGGTTAGatattacttgaaaaatttctttactGGGAgtttaaatcattattgtataCCCGATACTAGCAATGATCTGTTGAGTTCTGACGTTTTAAATAGTGATCAG ATACCCGCTAGTATTGAGGAAGTTATTGCCGCAGTTAACACAGGATTTCCTACAGTTAAATCTCCAGCAAAAAAAACGTACAGGAGGAGTAGTTCAAGTGGATCTTCAACCTCATCAAACAACCTTTCACAGTCCGCTTTAGAAAGCAGCGGAAATGCGAATCGGAAACATCAACGAAAGATTGCGCAAAAGGGAAAGGCTtctaaacgaaaaattctAGTTAAATTCAAAGGTGAAGGATGTGCGTCAAAAAGGGTACTTAAGCAGGAAGTTAGGATGAAACTGAAAAAGCCACACAGGTCTAATTTAAGTCGGAAGGCAGAAGAGAACAAAGTGATAGAAAAGACTGTAGACTCGACCCAGGTCGTTGACCAGAAGCAATTAACAAGCAAAAGCCTTTCGGTGTTTATGTCTAAAGGAGAGGAAATT gtgACTATTAAACGTGAAGAAGATTCTAGTGATGCCAGCATTGATATAGAGGACATAGATGAACCTAGAATCATCACAGAGAAATGCAGCCatgatattattgaaaaagaTTCTAATGTTGAACCATTAGAGTCTAAATTAGAAATTGAGAAACCATTAGAGGGTACTAGTAGGAATGATATCCCTGTTAGCCATGAAATTGAGCAACAACTTAATTCCTTGGAAGAACCAAAAATGGAGGTTGTTTTGGACAGAATTGTGGTTACTGAATTAGAAAAGTACAtcaattcagatttttttgaagGCAGGGCGGCCAAGACACCAGAGAGATATTTAAAG ATCAGAAACCATATAATTAACAGCTGGAACTCATCGAAACCAAATTATGTATATAAGACTTACATGAGAGTGGGATTAAAGAACTGCGGAGATGTCACTTGTATCAGTCGAATTCATTATTTCTTGGAACAAATAGGAGCCATAAATTTTGGGTGTG aACAAACCAAGTATGAACGCCCTTTGAGCAAAATACTCCAATACACTGATATTGTAAGGAGCAAAGGGAGGCCGACGAAATGCGTTTTATCCCGCGAATTGACGGAATTGGGACCGAGGCAAAGgttcaaaaagaaatttagCAAC GACGGAGAGGGCGGTTTAACCATGGCCCATGGTGACCAAGGGGAAATAGTCGGCACCACTATTATAAAGGAGCCTGCAGCCAAACCGCGGCCCTACTTAAAAAAGCCGACAATCAGATTGATTTATTGCAGACCTTTTCCTCCGGAAAGACCG CAAGGATACTCGGTGAAAATTACTTTGTCCTCGTTGATTTTGATGGACTTCCATTCCCATTCCTACCAAACCGAAGTAATGGGGCTTGTAGGGGGTATCTGGGATTACCAGGAAGGCGCTTTAAAGGTCTGTTGTTACGAACCGTGCAAAAACATCGCTTCCTCGTCTACGCACTGCGACATGTGCCCAATTTCACAAGCCAAGGCCGTGGAAAGCATCCACAACAAAAACTTCGAAATTCTTG GCTGGTTTCATTCTCATCCCACGTTCGCTCCCGAGCCTTCTCAACAAGATTTAGACACCCAGCAGTGCCTTCAGCAGTGGATAGGGCACGGGAAACCGTGCCTGGGCGTTATACTTTcaccttttaatttaaacggtGCCTTAATTTCTTCGCCTTTTAGATGTTGGCTAGTGGACAAAAAGCCCAATTTCGAAGACCAACTTATCCCTTACAG GTTAAAAGTTGATGTAGTTGCGGACGATTTTCACATGCAGCAGTTTCAAAAATCCATGAGAAGTATTGTGAGTTTCAAAAATGAGGCAGGCGCAGAGGAGAAGAGGATCCCTTTTAAGAGGCCGTACTTTCAGGATGCGACCATCAGTCACCTTGATAAG TTTATCTTCAGTGTAAATATGTGTTTGGCCAAGATAGGATCATTGCCAAAGTCCAAATGCGACGAAATCCTTCAGGTGGTGAAAAGCTTGATCATCGAAGAGGAATTATAA
- the shams gene encoding glucoside xylosyltransferase 2, whose translation MRLYVYLNVAVIVSIFLIIFYLYSTKQIGNHFEPPSEWTVAVEKPTEGLFYKKDDLVVAVVACGDRLAETLTLVKSALMFSKEKLNFIIVAEDSLIESFTEKLGEWQSFLNNGFSFKVLPLKFPKKDGGEWKKLFKPCAAQRLFLPDILPDVDSLLYMDTDSLFLTPVESVWAYFRKFNRSQMAALAFEHEDPNVGWYNRFAKHPYYGTLGVNSGVMLMNLTRMRIFKWTEYVVPIYKKFKLHITWGDQDIINIIFHYHPGKLYIYSCRYNYRPDHCMYTSICKSAEKDGVAVVHGSRGFFHSEKQPVFKAIYNVFEAFQIGGDIYKDFYQPLEAYLDVLENTNCGKIKDIFVKNLRRFLDLDFDNT comes from the exons ATGCGCTTATACGTTTATTTAAACGTGGCCGTTatagtttcaatatttttgataattttttatttgtatagcACCAAGCAAATTGGTAATCACTTTGAGCCCCCTTCAGAATGGACCGTTGCGGTTGAGAAGCCCACTGAAGGACTATTTTACAAAAA aGATGATTTGGTTGTTGCTGTTGTGGCATGTGGGGATAGGCTAGCAGAAACTTTAACATTAGTCAAGTCAGCTTTAATGTTTAGCAaagaaaaactcaattttattatagtAGCAGAGGATAGTTTAATAGAGAGCTTTACTGAGAAG TTGGGAGAGTGgcaatcatttttaaataatggattttcatttaaagtccttcctttaaaatttcccaaaaaggATGGTGGAGAGTGGAAGAAGTTATTCAAACCCTGTGCAGCGCAAAGGCTATTTTTACCT GATATATTGCCAGATGTAGACTCTTTACTTTACATGGACACAGACTCCTTGTTTTTGACCCCAGTAGAAAGTGTTTGGGCCTACTTCCGGAAGTTTAATAGAAGCCAGATGGCAGCATTGGCTTTTGAGCATGAAGATCCAAATGTTGGCTGGTACAACAGGTTTGCAAAACACCCATATTATGGGACCTTAg GTGTAAATTCAGGTGTGATGTTGATGAATCTCACGAGAATGAGGATTTTTAAGTGGACTGAGTATGTTGTGCCCatttataagaaattcaaaCTGCATATAACTTGGGGAGATCAGGATATAATTAACATTATATTTCATTACCATCCAG GCAAACTCTACATTTACTCGTGTAGATACAATTATAGACCAGATCATTGTATGTACACGAGCATTTGTAAATCTGCAGAAAAAGATGGAGTAGCAGTAGTACATGGATCTCGTGGGTTTTTCCACTCAGAAAAACAGCCAGTATTTAAAGctatttataatgtttttgaagcg TTTCAAATTGGCGGTGACATATATAAAGATTTTTATCAGCCCCTGGAAGCTTACTTGGATGTTTTAGAAAATACCAATTGCGGgaaaattaaagatatatttgtgaaaaatttaagaagaTTTTTAGACTTGGATTTTGACAATACATGA
- the Rpp25 gene encoding ribonuclease P protein subunit p25-like protein, whose product MENYRKGKNVEEPMEKSKIPIPNLPNEFLWMQVRGGSKIRNLLDHAFKNFEQSKVVVWSGSGPSIGKSITCVEIMKREYKQQLHQINKICYTNVDEYWDPESLDLDQLVVKRKLPMVHICLSSEKLSDNELGYQAPSEVIPFRGQNMQKQPGNGRNLSRSSTSQRSTDNRMR is encoded by the exons atggaGAATTACCGGAAAGGAAAGAATGTAGAAGAGCCAATGGAGAAGTCCAAAATTCCCATTCCAAATCTCCCCAACGAATTTCTCTGGATGCAG GTGAGAGGAGGCAGTAAGATACGAAACCTTCTAGATCATGcctttaagaattttgaacAGTCAAAAGTAGTTGTATGGAGTGGCTCAGGTCCCTCGATTGGCAAGAGTATAACCTGTGTGGAAATCATGAAGAGGGAATACAAACAACAATTAcaccaaataaataaaatatgttatacCAA TGTAGATGAATACTGGGACCCAGAAAGTCTGGATTTAGACCAGCTGGTGGTTAAACGTAAATTACCTATGGTGCATATATGCCTCTCTTCGGAGAAATTAAGTGATAATGAATTAGG GTATCAGGCTCCATCAGAAGTGATTCCTTTCAGAGGTCAAAATATGCAAAAGCAACCTGGAAATGGTAGAAATTTAAGTAGGAGCAGTACGTCTCAAAGAAGCACTGATAATAGGATGAGGTGA